Below is a genomic region from Streptomyces sp. NBC_00461.
TGCGCGCCTCGATACTCGGCCGCTCGCCCCAGGACCCGCTGCGACTGCCCACCGAGGAGCAGCTGGCCGGGCACTACGGGGTCAGCGTGCTGACCATGCGGCAGGCGCTGAAGGAGCTGGAGGACGAGGGCCTGATCACGCGCCACCGCCGCCGGGGCACGTTCATCGAGCCACAGGCGAGACGGGGCGCCCCGGTCCGCCTGCTCGGCTCGGTGGACGCCATCGTGGCCCAGCAGTCCGGGATGACGACCGAACTGCTGGACCACGGCCCGGCGCCCGTGCCGCCCGAACTCGCCGAGTACTTCCCGGAGATCGACGAGGTGGGCATGTACCACCGCCTGCGCGGCGACGAGAAGACGGGCGAGCCGACCAACCACGCCCGCAACTACGTCCGGCCCGAACTGGCCGCCCGCATCGACCCGTCGGACCTGCTCCGCTGGCCGATGACCAAGGTGCTGCGTGACGTGATGCTGGCGGACATCAGCCGCATCACGGACACCGTGGAGGCCCGGCTGGCGGACCCGGAGACCGCCCGGCTGCTCCAAGTCCCGCTGCTCAGCCC
It encodes:
- a CDS encoding GntR family transcriptional regulator; amino-acid sequence: MTSFAPDSIVLNRKLPLWYQVSQSLRASILGRSPQDPLRLPTEEQLAGHYGVSVLTMRQALKELEDEGLITRHRRRGTFIEPQARRGAPVRLLGSVDAIVAQQSGMTTELLDHGPAPVPPELAEYFPEIDEVGMYHRLRGDEKTGEPTNHARNYVRPELAARIDPSDLLRWPMTKVLRDVMLADISRITDTVEARLADPETARLLQVPLLSPILHYTGVTYDAQGRVLDAAVIHYRGDRFSFTVTLDAT